The DNA window GACGCAGCACGAGGCGGTGGAGTACGACGCGCCTGAGAAGATTCTGGACGACCTCGATGCGCTGGAAGCCGAGATTCAGGCCGGGCTGAAGCGGCTGCGGGAGATGCTGGCCTAAAGTATGGCTATGGCGGCCTCCCCCACGTTCCCCAGCGGGCCACGGCTGGAGCACCTGCGCGACCTGGCGCGGGCGCACCGGGTCCGGCGGCTCGACCTGTTCGGCAGCGTGGCGCGTGGCGCGGCGGACGCCCACGACTACGACTTTCTGGTCGAGTTCGAGCCGCTGCCGCCGCTGGAGCACGGGCGGGCCTACCTGTCGCTGCTGGCCGCCCTTCAGGACACGCTCGCCGCTCCGGTGGACCTGATCGAGGCTGAGGCGCTGGACAACCCGTATTTCGAGGCGCGGGTCCGGCGCGAGCGTGTGAACCTCTATGCCCGTTGACCTCCGCACCTGGCTGCACGACATCGTCAAGGCGAGCAGGCTGATCGGGCAGTTCGTGGACGGCCTGAGTTACGAGCAGTACCAGGACGACGTGCTGCGGTCCTCCGCCGTCGAGCGGCAACTGGGCATCGTGGGCGAGGCGGTCGCGCAGGTGCTGAAGGTCGAGCCGCAGGCCCCGCTGGGCGCGGCCCGGCAGATCGTCGGTTTTCGCAACATCCTGATTCACAATTACGCCCGCGTCAGCAACGCCGTGGTGTGGACGGTGATCCATGACCATCTGCCCGTGCTGAGCGCCGAGGCTCAGGCCTGGCTGGAGCAATTGAACCGTGAGACGACCAAGGAGTAGATGGGAGATGCTGGCATGACGTGGGAGAGGGTGAGGCTTGGGGATATTGCCACTGTTGTTTCTGGTGCCACTCCGAAAACAGGCGTAGATGAGTATTGGGATGGAGATATTGCCTGGGCAACGCCTAAAGACTTGAGCGGACTAGGAAGAAAATATATTTCTGAGACAGAATCTTATATTACAGAGAAGGGATATAAGAGTTGTTCAACAATATTGCTACCGCCCAACTCCGTACTACTAAGTTCACGTGCTCCGATAGGACACGTTGCCATCAACGCCATTCCAATGGCAACGAACCAAGGCTTCAAGAGCTTAATCCCGAAGC is part of the Deinococcus sp. HSC-46F16 genome and encodes:
- a CDS encoding DUF86 domain-containing protein; this translates as MPVDLRTWLHDIVKASRLIGQFVDGLSYEQYQDDVLRSSAVERQLGIVGEAVAQVLKVEPQAPLGAARQIVGFRNILIHNYARVSNAVVWTVIHDHLPVLSAEAQAWLEQLNRETTKE
- a CDS encoding nucleotidyltransferase family protein, which encodes MAASPTFPSGPRLEHLRDLARAHRVRRLDLFGSVARGAADAHDYDFLVEFEPLPPLEHGRAYLSLLAALQDTLAAPVDLIEAEALDNPYFEARVRRERVNLYAR